A segment of the Flavobacterium azooxidireducens genome:
ATTTGTGAAGCCCGAACGGCATCTTCGCCAAACGTTTCATAAAAATCCCCTACGCGAAACAACAAACAAGCATCGGGATATTTCCGTTTGATTTCGTTATATTGCTTCATTAAAGGCGTTTCTTTCGGTTCTTTGACGACGGTAGCTTTGGCTGACAATTTTGTTGGTTTTAGGTTTGGTTTCAAAAATACGGAAATAAAATTTCAATGCAATAGCAATGACAAAAATCAATGGCAATAGCAATTACAAAATTCAATGACAATTACAAAATTCAATGACAATTACAAAATTCAATGACAATTACAAAATTCAATGACAATTACAAAAATCAATGGCAATGACAAAAAATCAATTGCAATGACAATTTCAATGACAATTTCAATGACAATTTCAAAAATCAATTTCAATATCAAATGTAAAAATTCAAATTCATTACTTATTTTTGCAAGATGAGAAAATTGGCCAATTCTGAACTGGAACGCAAAAATATTGATGAGTTTAAAGAAGCTCAAAAAACACCCATCATCATTATTTTAGATGACATTAGAAGTTTGCATAATATTGGTTCGGTTTTTAGAACTTCGGATGCTTTTTTGATTGAAAAAATATATTTGTGCGGAATTACAGCCACTCCTCCCAACAAGGAAATTCACAAAACGGCTTTAGGAGCAACCGATACAGTAACTTGGGAATATCAAAAAGAAGTGTTGACGGTGATTGATCAATTGAAAGCAGAAGAAATCTCCGTTTTTGCCATCGAACAAGTAGAAAATTCGATTATGTTGAATGATTTTAAAGTTGAACAAGGCAAAAAATATGCTTTGATTTTTGGTAACGAAGTCAAAGGCGTTTCGCAACAAGCAATTGAAAAATGTGACGGTGTGATTGAAATTCCGCAATTGGGAACAAAACACTCCTTAAATATTTCAGTTAGTGCCGGAATTGTCGTGTGGGATTTATTTAAAAAGCTCATTGTTTTAAAAGGAAATTAGCAATTGTTTATTCAATTTTTGTTCTCATTTTCCTATTTTTACAAAATGAACGGATTTCCAATACTTCGCTATACTTTTATAGCTTTATTTTTATGCCTTGGCTCTTTTTCTTCTTTGATGAATGTAAATTCACTATCAAGTAAAAAGCCTACCCTTTTAAATGATGCTCCAATTTTAATTGCTACAGGAAATCAAATTTATTGTCCGGGTTCGCAAATAAATATTGTCACCAACATGAGCATAACTGACCCAGATGATACTGGAATTGATGCCATTTACATTCAAATTTCATCTGGTTATGTTTTTGGGCAAGATATATTGACTTTAACCGGAACTCATCCCTCTATTGTTTTTAATTGGGATGCTCCCACCGGAAAACTAACTTTAACCGGTTCTGCCGGACAGCCAACTTATGTAGATTTAATTGCTGCTATTGAAGATGTGGTTTTTTCAAATTCTTCTGCAAATCCTACTGGTGTCAGAACTTTTTCAATTACAGTAGGGCAAGCAAACTACCTGCCGTCAAATGGTCATTATTATGAATATGTTCCCAATATAGGAATTACATGGTCTGCAGCAAGAACAGCCGCTGCTAATAGAACTTACTACGGTTTGCAAGGCTATTTAGCCACCATCACAGCAGCCGATGAAGCTCAACTTTCCGGCGAACAAGCAGCCGGTGCCGGTTGGATTGGCGGAAGCGATGAAGCAAATGAAGGTGTTTGGCGATGGATGACCGGACCTGAAGCCGGAACCATTTTTTGGAATGGTGGCGTGAATGGCACAACACCCAATTATGCCAATTGGAATAATGGCGAGCCAAATAATGCAGGTGATGAAGATTATGCACACATAACTGCTCCTGGAGTTGGTATTCCCGGCTCATGGAATGATTTAAGCAACACAGGGGAAGCAAGTGGCGACTATCAGCCGAAAGGATACATCGTGGAATATGGCGGAATGCCCGGCGATCCGGTTTTGCAGATTTCAACAAGTACAACCATTACTATTCCGAGTATTATTTCTTCTGTTGGTCAATCAAGGTGTGGAGAGGGTTCGGTAACGCTAACAGCGAATGCTTCTGCCGGAACAGTCAAATGGTACACTACTCCAAACGGAGGAACCCCAATAGCTACCGGAAACAGTTTTACTACACCCAATTTAACTCAAACTACAACATATTATATTGATGCGTTTGAAGTGGGTTGTACAACTGGAACAAGAACTGCTGTACAAGCCACGATAAATGAAATTCCGGAAGTTATCATTGTTGACCCGAATCCTGTGTGTGGAGAGAATTCGGCTATTCTAACTGCTTCTACTACTGCAGGAACAATAAGTTGGTATAGTGCAGAAACTGGAGGAACTAGTTTAGGTTCAGGAAATACATTTACCACACCTATTCTTTCAGAAGATACTACATTTTATGTGGAAGCCTTTAATAACGGATGTTCGTCAGGGAATAGAATTCCTCTAAACGTACTTGTTTATGATTTGCCGGATGTGGAAGATGAAACGGTTACGCTTTGCGAAGGAAGTGTGATTACTTTAAACGCAGGTGTTTCAAATGCTACGTATCTTTGGTCAACCGGAGAAACTTCGCAATCCATTCAAGTGAATAACAATGCTAATTATTCGGTTGTTGTCACTTCTTTGGCAGCGGGAAATTGTTCTAAAACAAAAAACTTTACTATTGTTCAATATGATATTCCGGTGATTGAAACAGTTGTTGTAAATGATACTTCTGTTGAAATCATTGCCACTGGAAATGGAGAATATGAATACTCTATTGATGGATTTAATTATCAGGATTCTAATTTATTTACCGTTGGCGAAGGTGGATTATACACAGCTTATGTTCGGGAGAGAATTAACAATTGCGGTTATTCAGACGAGCAAACTTTTGTAGTGATTTTAGTTCCACAATTTTTCTCACCCAACGGTGATGGGTTTAATGATATCTTTTATTTGGAAGGAATGGAGTTTTATCCAAATTCATCGATAACAATTTTTAATCGTTACGGAAAATTAATCAAACAAATTACTCCTTCTAATCCGTTTTGGGACGGAACTTTTGAAGGTGAAAAACTTCCGGCTAATGATTATTGGTATGTTTTGAAAATTGATGACACAACTCCTGAGCGAAAAGGACATTTTTCGCTATTGCGATAATTAGTGCAATTTTGCTTGAATTTGATCTAAGATAAAAACATAATCTTCTTGATTGTTCACAAAATCTTTATCGGAAACATCAATGATTAACACATTTAAATTGGTTTGTGTTTTGATGAAATCTAAATAGCCTTGATTGATTTTTTCTAAATATTCTGCGGGAATTTGCATTTCATAACTTCTGCCTCTTTTTTTGATATTTTCTAAAAGTTGATCTGTATTTTGATACAAATAGACATACAAATCCGGCTTTGGCATTTCTTTATGGATGATGTCAAACATGGTTTTGTACAACCTGAATTCATCTTCTGCCAAGGTTACTTTAGCAAAAATTAAGGATTTAAAAATATGATAATCGGCGACGATGAAATCTTTAAACAAATCAAATTGAGCTAAATCATCCGATAATTGCTGGTATCTGTCGGCCAAAAAAGACATTTCTAAAGGAAAAGCATACCGACTTTGATCTTCATAAAATTTAGGCAAAAAAGGATTGTCTGCAAAACGTTCCAACACTAATTTTGCATTAAAATCCTCTGCAATTTTGGAGGACAAAGTAGTTTTTCCGGCTCCGATAT
Coding sequences within it:
- a CDS encoding RNA methyltransferase, with protein sequence MRKLANSELERKNIDEFKEAQKTPIIIILDDIRSLHNIGSVFRTSDAFLIEKIYLCGITATPPNKEIHKTALGATDTVTWEYQKEVLTVIDQLKAEEISVFAIEQVENSIMLNDFKVEQGKKYALIFGNEVKGVSQQAIEKCDGVIEIPQLGTKHSLNISVSAGIVVWDLFKKLIVLKGN
- a CDS encoding Ig-like domain-containing protein: MNGFPILRYTFIALFLCLGSFSSLMNVNSLSSKKPTLLNDAPILIATGNQIYCPGSQINIVTNMSITDPDDTGIDAIYIQISSGYVFGQDILTLTGTHPSIVFNWDAPTGKLTLTGSAGQPTYVDLIAAIEDVVFSNSSANPTGVRTFSITVGQANYLPSNGHYYEYVPNIGITWSAARTAAANRTYYGLQGYLATITAADEAQLSGEQAAGAGWIGGSDEANEGVWRWMTGPEAGTIFWNGGVNGTTPNYANWNNGEPNNAGDEDYAHITAPGVGIPGSWNDLSNTGEASGDYQPKGYIVEYGGMPGDPVLQISTSTTITIPSIISSVGQSRCGEGSVTLTANASAGTVKWYTTPNGGTPIATGNSFTTPNLTQTTTYYIDAFEVGCTTGTRTAVQATINEIPEVIIVDPNPVCGENSAILTASTTAGTISWYSAETGGTSLGSGNTFTTPILSEDTTFYVEAFNNGCSSGNRIPLNVLVYDLPDVEDETVTLCEGSVITLNAGVSNATYLWSTGETSQSIQVNNNANYSVVVTSLAAGNCSKTKNFTIVQYDIPVIETVVVNDTSVEIIATGNGEYEYSIDGFNYQDSNLFTVGEGGLYTAYVRERINNCGYSDEQTFVVILVPQFFSPNGDGFNDIFYLEGMEFYPNSSITIFNRYGKLIKQITPSNPFWDGTFEGEKLPANDYWYVLKIDDTTPERKGHFSLLR
- the folK gene encoding 2-amino-4-hydroxy-6-hydroxymethyldihydropteridine diphosphokinase, which produces MNNQSQVILSLGSNLGNRLENIQLAIISIHKTIATVVKVSSLYETPSWGFDSEPFYNCALVLQTSKGAEQILDEVLQLETKLGRVRNNEEGYLPRIIDIDVITYNEEIINTERLKVPHPHMQNRKFVLLPMRDLNLDWRHPILQKYLPELVALAEDKSNCKVVQKLEAPLEKINLQQFNYIAIEGNIGAGKTTLSSKIAEDFNAKLVLERFADNPFLPKFYEDQSRYAFPLEMSFLADRYQQLSDDLAQFDLFKDFIVADYHIFKSLIFAKVTLAEDEFRLYKTMFDIIHKEMPKPDLYVYLYQNTDQLLENIKKRGRSYEMQIPAEYLEKINQGYLDFIKTQTNLNVLIIDVSDKDFVNNQEDYVFILDQIQAKLH